The following are encoded in a window of Conger conger chromosome 19, fConCon1.1, whole genome shotgun sequence genomic DNA:
- the ankrd16 gene encoding ankyrin repeat domain-containing protein 16, protein MNEESALKRLVKLTQDGQLDSIKKELDENEELVHSIKKKHFGRSGDTLLHYAARHGHLSVVKFLVEDVEMDVELYNHDYKRALHEAASMSQEQCLSYLIAKGAKIDPLKKADWTPLMMACTRRNVPVVSELLAHGADPALKNKDGWTCFHIACREGDPAVVQRLLQARPDAWRTESRTQRTPLHTAAMHGCEDVVRILLDQCGYQPDCRDSCGVTPFMDAVRSGHIAGARLLLHRHQASPLAADCLGGQPLHQASLTAQDGALRFLVKDLGVDVNARATDMQLTALHYAAKEGHASTIKTLLELGANLHASDLKGRTALHSACGGQQAEAVRALLLLGFRDTPDASGTTAEQLARKQDVLAAFHPQTCPDTNPPKPAQDPDNPPKPARDPDTNPPKSARDPDNPPKPSRDPDTIPPNRPGILTPDLYSETIPA, encoded by the exons ATGAATGAAGAAAGTGCGCTCAAACGACTGGTGAAACTGACCCAGGACGGTCAGCTGGACTCGATCAAGAAGGAACTCGACGAGAACGAGGAGCTTGTGCACTCTatcaagaaaaaacattttgggagATCGGGCGACACGCTGCTCCATTACGCGGCTCGACACGGACACTTGAGCGTCGTGAAGTTCCTTGTGGAAGACGTGGAGATGGACGTGGAGCTGTACAACCACGATTACAAGAGGGCTTTGCACGAAGCTGCGTCCATGAGCCAGGAACAGTGCCTGTCTTACCTCATCGCCAAAGGAGCCAAAATAGACCCTTTGAAAAAGGCTGATTG GACGCCTCTGATGATGGCGTGCACCAGGAGAAACGTGCCGGTCGTCAGCGAGCTCCTGGCCCACGGCGCCGACCCCGCGCTGAAGAACAAAGACGGCTGGACCTGCTTCCACATCGCCTGCCGGGAGGGAGACCCCGCCGTGGTGCAGCGCCTCCTACAGGCCAGGCCGGACGCGTGGCGCACGGAGAGCAGGACCCAGAGGACCCCACTACACACAGCAG cGATGCACGGCTGTGAAGACGTGGTCAGGATCCTGCTGGATCA ATGTGGTTACCAGCCCGACTGCAGGGACAGCTGTGGAGTCACTCCCTTCATGGACGCGGTGCGGAGTGGACACATCGCCGGGGCCAGACTGCTCCTCCACAGACACCAG gcctCCCCACTTGCAGCAGATTGCCTTGGAGGTCAGCCCCTGCACCAGGCCTCCCTGACCGCCCAGGACGGGGCGCTGCGCTTCCTGGTGAAGGACCTGGGCGTGGACGTGAACGCAAGAGCCACCGACATGCAGCTGACAGCCCTGCACTACGCTGccaag GAAGGTCACGCAAGCACAATCAAAACCCTCCTGGAATTAGGAGCCAACCTTCATGCAAGTGACCTAAAAGGAAGAACAG cctTACACTCGGCGTGTGGGGGGCAGCAGGCTGAAGCGGTGCGGGCGCTCCTCCTCCTGGGGTTCAGGGACACGCCGGACGCCTCTGGGACGACGGCCGAACAGCTGGCCAGGAAACAGGACGTCCTGGCAGCCTTCCACCCCCAAACCTGCCCGGACACCAATCCCCCAAAACCAGCCCAGGATCCTGACAATCCCCCCAAACCTGCCCGGGATCCTGACACCAATCCCCCAAAATCAGCCCGGGATCCTGACAATCCCCCCAAACCATCCCGGGATCCTGACACAATCCCCCCAAACAGGCCCGGGATCCTGACACCTGATCTTTACTCTGAAACTATTCCAGCTTAA